One segment of Nocardioides sp. QY071 DNA contains the following:
- a CDS encoding rhodanese-like domain-containing protein, with translation MSTLVPVRYDGVDALLADARSRLDRVTARAAFQELVALGSLLVDIRPAAQRAREGEVARWLPALVVERNVLEWRFDPRSDARLPEAAYDRRVIVLCQEGYTSSLAADALRSIGIERATDVIGGFAAWREAGMPVAGVAA, from the coding sequence ACGACGGCGTCGATGCCCTCCTCGCGGACGCCCGGTCCCGGCTCGACCGGGTCACCGCCCGCGCCGCCTTCCAGGAGCTGGTCGCCCTCGGCTCCCTGCTCGTCGACATCCGGCCCGCCGCCCAGCGCGCCCGCGAGGGCGAGGTCGCCCGCTGGCTGCCCGCCCTCGTCGTCGAGCGCAACGTGCTCGAGTGGCGCTTCGACCCGCGCAGCGACGCGCGGCTGCCCGAGGCGGCGTACGACCGCCGGGTGATCGTGCTGTGCCAGGAGGGCTACACCTCCTCGCTCGCCGCCGACGCCCTGCGCAGCATCGGCATCGAGCGCGCCACCGACGTGATCGGCGGGTTCGCCGCCTGGCGCGAGGCCGGGATGCCGGTCGCGGGCGTCGCTGCCTGA
- the msrB gene encoding peptide-methionine (R)-S-oxide reductase MsrB: MAYEVEKTDEEWRSELTPEEYQVLRKAGTERAFTGEYTDTETTGVYRCKACQAKLFESDTKFHSGCGWPSFYQPISDTIEYLEDNTHGMKRVEVRCANCGSHLGHVFPDGYGTPTGDRYCINSISLSLEPADQG; the protein is encoded by the coding sequence ATGGCATACGAGGTCGAGAAGACGGACGAGGAGTGGCGCTCCGAGCTCACTCCCGAGGAGTACCAGGTGCTCCGCAAGGCCGGCACCGAGCGGGCCTTCACCGGTGAGTACACCGACACCGAGACCACCGGCGTCTACCGCTGCAAGGCCTGCCAGGCCAAGCTGTTCGAGTCCGACACGAAGTTCCACTCCGGTTGCGGCTGGCCGAGCTTCTACCAGCCGATCAGCGACACGATCGAGTACCTCGAGGACAACACCCACGGCATGAAGCGGGTCGAGGTGCGCTGCGCCAACTGCGGCTCACACCTCGGCCACGTCTTCCCCGACGGGTACGGCACCCCCACCGGCGACCGCTACTGCATCAACTCGATCAGCCTCAGCCTGGAGCCGGCCGACCAGGGCTGA
- a CDS encoding TetR/AcrR family transcriptional regulator C-terminal domain-containing protein — MPGRPRTTRRATHSLDQIVDTAIAMLDREGAGGLTLRGLAAELGGGLGSIYWYVAGKAELLDLACDTLIGRALAAAETSDVPTPPMEVELATDDPAIVEAAATVRRISLALFAQMDEHPWLAAQSQLGGAERPNGLRVWELVGRALATMGLSPRQQFHGSTAITGYVVGVAAEMSSQDNAVDPTLSKDEQLDRVVERWQGEEFDEFPWIRSMADQFRRHDDLDQFAAGLDLLVLGLVRQAVSPGRPAPG; from the coding sequence ATGCCAGGACGCCCCAGGACGACCCGTCGCGCGACCCACTCGCTCGACCAGATCGTCGACACCGCGATCGCGATGCTCGACCGCGAGGGCGCCGGCGGACTCACCCTGCGCGGGCTGGCCGCCGAGCTCGGGGGCGGACTCGGCAGCATCTACTGGTACGTCGCCGGCAAGGCCGAGCTGCTCGACCTGGCCTGCGACACGCTGATCGGGCGCGCTCTCGCCGCGGCCGAGACCTCCGACGTACCCACTCCCCCGATGGAGGTCGAGCTCGCCACCGACGACCCCGCGATCGTCGAGGCGGCCGCGACGGTGCGGCGGATCTCGCTGGCGCTGTTCGCGCAGATGGACGAGCACCCGTGGCTCGCCGCCCAGTCACAGCTCGGCGGCGCGGAGCGTCCCAACGGGCTGCGGGTCTGGGAGCTGGTCGGGCGGGCCCTGGCGACGATGGGCCTCTCCCCCCGCCAGCAGTTCCACGGCAGCACCGCGATCACGGGCTACGTCGTCGGCGTCGCCGCCGAGATGTCGTCGCAGGACAACGCGGTCGACCCGACCCTGTCGAAGGACGAGCAGCTCGACCGCGTCGTCGAGCGCTGGCAGGGCGAGGAGTTCGACGAGTTCCCGTGGATCCGCTCGATGGCCGACCAGTTCCGCCGGCACGACGACCTCGACCAGTTCGCCGCCGGCCTGGACCTGCTGGTCCTGGGCCTGGTCCGCCAGGCGGTCAGCCCTGGTCGGCCGGCTCCAGGCTGA
- a CDS encoding MFS transporter — MTTAAASSTPTTARTAKPATLRAAAPAILALCLTMLVEMVDNSVLSVALPTIGRDLAVGPTGLQWIVGAYSLTFGGLLMVGGTLGDKLGRRRMLLAGIAGFGLASTLVLLATEPWQLIAVRALCGVFAALIAPGTMSLVFRLFDDEELRRRAIGLIVSVAMVGVMVGPVLGGIAVTHLPWQALLVVNAPVAAVAFWGVARGIPVDDPAERRTGGADVPGAVLSVAMLGLGLFAFTLGVDEGWTSPVTLATAVAAVAAGVGFVMRERAAADPMLDLRLLGRRTVRGSAILQTGVMVAMVGVMFAATQLFQFAWGWSPLQAGLGTLPMVAGMFVSGPLTDALVARLGHRATALVGSTSLLVSLAVEYVALGAGYPVFAAGMLLLAVAMRMVMTTSAVALIEALPEDHTGIGSALNDTAQEIGNVFGVAVVGTVTAAVMGTSLPTGRWSAAVVEEFLHSQRIGFAILAGLVALITVVGGRTLTGSRSTDEH, encoded by the coding sequence ATGACCACCGCCGCCGCGTCCTCGACGCCCACCACCGCGCGGACCGCGAAGCCCGCCACTCTCCGTGCCGCCGCGCCCGCGATCCTCGCTCTCTGCCTGACCATGCTCGTGGAGATGGTCGACAACTCCGTGCTGTCCGTCGCTCTGCCGACCATCGGGCGCGACCTCGCCGTCGGCCCCACCGGGCTGCAGTGGATCGTCGGCGCCTACTCGCTCACCTTCGGCGGCCTGCTGATGGTCGGCGGCACGCTCGGCGACAAGCTGGGCCGGCGCCGGATGCTGCTGGCCGGCATCGCCGGCTTCGGGCTGGCCTCCACCCTCGTCCTGCTCGCCACCGAGCCGTGGCAGCTGATCGCCGTCCGCGCGCTGTGCGGCGTGTTCGCCGCCCTCATCGCGCCCGGCACCATGTCGCTGGTCTTCCGGCTCTTCGACGACGAGGAGCTGCGCCGGCGCGCGATCGGGCTGATCGTCAGTGTCGCCATGGTCGGCGTCATGGTCGGCCCGGTCCTCGGCGGCATCGCCGTGACCCACCTGCCGTGGCAGGCGCTGCTCGTCGTCAACGCACCCGTCGCCGCTGTCGCCTTCTGGGGTGTCGCCCGGGGGATCCCCGTCGACGACCCGGCCGAGCGCCGTACCGGCGGCGCGGACGTGCCCGGCGCGGTGCTGTCGGTCGCGATGCTCGGCCTGGGCCTGTTCGCCTTCACCCTCGGCGTCGACGAGGGCTGGACCTCGCCCGTCACGCTCGCCACCGCGGTCGCCGCGGTGGCGGCGGGAGTCGGCTTCGTAATGCGCGAGCGCGCGGCTGCGGACCCGATGCTGGACCTGCGGCTGCTCGGGCGTCGTACCGTCCGCGGCAGCGCCATCCTGCAGACCGGCGTGATGGTCGCGATGGTCGGCGTCATGTTCGCCGCGACCCAGCTCTTCCAGTTCGCCTGGGGCTGGAGCCCGCTGCAGGCCGGGCTCGGCACGCTGCCGATGGTCGCCGGCATGTTCGTCTCCGGGCCGCTCACCGATGCGCTGGTCGCGCGCCTCGGGCACCGGGCCACCGCCCTGGTCGGCAGTACGTCGCTGCTGGTCTCCCTGGCCGTGGAGTACGTCGCCCTCGGTGCCGGGTACCCGGTCTTCGCCGCCGGCATGCTGCTGCTCGCGGTCGCCATGCGCATGGTGATGACGACCTCGGCGGTCGCCCTGATCGAGGCCCTGCCCGAGGACCACACCGGCATCGGCTCCGCCCTCAACGACACCGCCCAGGAGATCGGCAACGTCTTCGGTGTCGCCGTGGTCGGCACCGTCACCGCCGCCGTCATGGGCACCTCGCTGCCGACCGGGCGCTGGAGCGCGGCCGTGGTCGAGGAGTTCCTGCACAGCCAGCGGATCGGCTTCGCGATCCTCGCCGGCCTGGTCGCGCTCATCACGGTAGTCGGGGGCCGCACCCTCACGGGCTCCCGGTCGACCGACGAGCACTGA
- the aztD gene encoding zinc metallochaperone AztD, with product MLIRSAVPVVLGALVIAACGSEQSARPTSPAPSPASATEVDGPRPRLAMTYDGGVLVLDAETGKVLLDEEREGFLRLNPAGDERHVLVSGAGGLTALDTGAWTEEHGDHGHSWTAEPRLTDFTIAAEEPGHVVPHHGRTTVFDDGTGQITAFDPADLADGTPEVETFRAEQAHHGVAVQDGHGNLLMTVGDDESRSGIRLVTAAGSELAASDQCPGVHGEAFAGEVALFGCEDGVLLVEGREITKIDAPDAYGRIGNQAGHESSPYVLGDYKVDPDAELERPTRVAVIDTRDASLRLVDLPASYSFRSLGRTPDGDALVLGTDGALHVIDVDAARVSASVPVTAAWQEPTDWQQPRPLLEVVGATAYVTEPATKQVHVVDLATRTVVDTLDVPQVPVELRGVAG from the coding sequence ATGTTGATCCGATCCGCTGTCCCTGTCGTCCTCGGCGCCCTCGTCATCGCCGCGTGCGGCTCCGAGCAGTCCGCCCGTCCGACCTCACCCGCCCCGTCGCCTGCGTCCGCCACCGAGGTCGACGGCCCGCGGCCCCGCCTCGCGATGACCTACGACGGCGGCGTGCTCGTCCTCGACGCCGAGACCGGGAAGGTCCTCCTCGACGAGGAGCGGGAAGGCTTCCTGCGGCTCAACCCCGCGGGGGACGAGCGGCACGTGCTCGTCTCCGGCGCCGGCGGGCTCACGGCGCTCGACACGGGGGCCTGGACCGAGGAGCACGGCGACCACGGCCACTCGTGGACCGCCGAGCCCCGGCTGACGGACTTCACCATCGCGGCCGAGGAGCCGGGGCACGTCGTACCTCACCACGGACGGACCACCGTGTTCGACGACGGCACCGGGCAGATCACGGCCTTCGACCCCGCCGACCTGGCGGACGGCACCCCGGAGGTCGAGACCTTCCGGGCCGAGCAGGCGCACCACGGCGTTGCGGTCCAGGACGGCCACGGCAACCTGCTGATGACCGTCGGTGACGACGAGTCGCGCTCCGGCATCCGCCTGGTGACGGCGGCCGGCAGCGAGCTGGCGGCGTCCGACCAGTGCCCGGGCGTGCACGGCGAGGCCTTCGCCGGCGAGGTCGCCCTGTTCGGGTGCGAGGACGGGGTGCTGCTCGTCGAGGGCCGCGAGATCACCAAGATCGACGCGCCCGACGCGTACGGCCGCATCGGCAACCAGGCCGGTCACGAGAGCTCGCCGTACGTGCTGGGCGACTACAAGGTCGACCCCGACGCCGAGCTGGAGCGGCCGACCCGGGTGGCGGTCATCGACACCCGCGACGCGTCTCTCCGGCTGGTCGACCTGCCGGCCAGCTACAGCTTCCGCTCCCTGGGCCGCACCCCCGACGGCGACGCCCTCGTGCTCGGGACCGACGGTGCGCTGCACGTCATCGACGTCGACGCTGCCCGGGTGAGTGCCTCGGTCCCGGTCACCGCGGCCTGGCAGGAGCCGACGGACTGGCAGCAGCCGCGACCGCTGCTCGAGGTGGTCGGCGCCACGGCGTATGTCACCGAGCCGGCCACCAAGCAGGTCCACGTCGTCGACCTGGCCACCCGCACGGTCGTCGACACGCTCGACGTGCCGCAGGTGCCCGTCGAGCTCCGCGGGGTCGCCGGCTGA
- a CDS encoding DNA polymerase domain-containing protein: protein MAKTAAAMVQAGDREVRVSSPDRVIYEATERTPEVTKLMVAEFFVAVEDGLMRALRDRPTALERWPDGYREGFRLSTGYGDDGEGFYQKRVPKGAPDYLEPVRITFPSGRTAEEICPAEIAVPVWCAQMGTLTFHPWPVRRADVDHPDELRIDLDPQPGTTFGDAVRVAGVARELLADLGLEGYPKTSGNRGVHVYVRIEPRWEFTDVRHAAIAFGRELAERDGQVTTAWWKEERGERIFIDFNQNNRDRTIASAYSLRPKPGAPVSTPMTWSELASATDPGAYNLFTVPERMADGDPWAGIDDTAYSLQPLLDLWDQQVADGEGELNFPPDYPKMPGEPPRVQPSKKVAEHWDEDGNRIEGS, encoded by the coding sequence ATGGCGAAGACCGCGGCGGCGATGGTCCAGGCAGGCGACCGCGAGGTCCGGGTGTCGAGCCCGGACCGCGTGATCTACGAGGCGACCGAGCGCACGCCCGAGGTCACCAAGCTGATGGTCGCCGAGTTCTTCGTGGCCGTCGAGGACGGCCTGATGCGAGCGCTGCGCGACCGGCCGACGGCGCTCGAGCGCTGGCCGGACGGCTACCGCGAGGGCTTCCGGCTCTCGACCGGGTACGGCGACGACGGCGAGGGCTTCTACCAGAAGCGCGTCCCCAAGGGGGCTCCCGACTACCTCGAGCCGGTGCGGATCACGTTCCCGTCGGGCCGCACCGCCGAGGAGATCTGCCCGGCCGAGATCGCCGTACCCGTCTGGTGTGCCCAGATGGGCACGCTCACCTTCCACCCGTGGCCGGTACGACGGGCCGACGTCGACCACCCCGACGAGCTGCGCATCGACCTCGACCCCCAGCCCGGCACGACCTTCGGCGACGCGGTCCGGGTCGCGGGTGTCGCACGCGAGCTGCTCGCCGACCTGGGCCTCGAGGGCTACCCCAAGACCTCCGGCAACCGCGGCGTCCACGTCTACGTGCGGATCGAGCCACGCTGGGAGTTCACCGACGTGCGGCATGCCGCGATCGCGTTCGGCCGCGAGCTCGCCGAGCGCGACGGGCAGGTCACGACGGCGTGGTGGAAGGAGGAGCGGGGGGAGAGGATCTTCATCGACTTCAACCAGAACAACCGCGACCGGACCATCGCCTCGGCGTACTCGTTGCGGCCGAAGCCCGGCGCGCCCGTGTCGACCCCGATGACCTGGTCGGAGCTGGCGTCGGCGACCGATCCCGGGGCGTACAACCTGTTCACGGTGCCCGAGCGGATGGCCGACGGGGACCCGTGGGCCGGGATCGACGACACGGCGTACTCGCTCCAGCCGCTGCTCGACCTCTGGGACCAGCAGGTCGCCGACGGCGAGGGTGAGCTCAACTTCCCGCCGGACTACCCGAAGATGCCGGGCGAGCCGCCGCGGGTGCAGCCGAGCAAGAAGGTCGCCGAGCACTGGGACGAGGACGGCAACCGGATCGAGGGATCCTAG
- a CDS encoding ATP-dependent DNA ligase, producing the protein MDLPVMPPVLPMLAKAVSGVPDPAKYDERGLSFEPKWDGFRCIVFRDGDEVELASRNTKPLTRYFPELVEAMRAELPERCVLDGEIFVSQMGADGKGRLQFEVLQERIHPAASRINLLAEQTPADFVAFDLLALGDESFLERPFAERRAALEQALAHLSADEGRCHLTRTSTDPKVAEEWFHQFEGAGLDGVVAKPLSAPYAPNARTMLKIKHERTADVVLAGYREHKTSTPENPLIGSLLLGLYDGGELQHIGVSASFTAARRAELWHELQALVVPIEEHPWGRWQEFLVANPGRQPGTQSRWSQGKDLSFTPLRPERVIEVKYDAMEGRRFRHTAHFKRWREDRDPESCGYDQLEQPVRYDLADVLGG; encoded by the coding sequence GTGGACCTCCCCGTGATGCCGCCCGTCCTGCCGATGCTCGCGAAGGCCGTGTCCGGCGTCCCCGACCCGGCGAAGTACGACGAGCGAGGCCTCAGCTTCGAGCCGAAGTGGGACGGCTTCCGGTGCATCGTGTTCCGCGACGGCGACGAGGTGGAGCTGGCGAGCCGCAACACCAAGCCGCTGACGCGCTACTTCCCCGAGCTGGTGGAGGCGATGAGGGCCGAGCTGCCGGAGCGGTGCGTGCTCGACGGCGAGATCTTCGTGTCGCAGATGGGCGCGGACGGCAAGGGGCGGCTCCAGTTCGAGGTGCTGCAGGAGCGGATCCACCCGGCCGCGTCCCGGATCAACCTGCTGGCCGAGCAGACGCCGGCGGACTTCGTGGCGTTCGACCTGCTCGCGCTGGGCGACGAGAGCTTCCTGGAGCGACCGTTCGCGGAGCGGCGGGCGGCGCTGGAGCAGGCGCTGGCCCACCTGAGCGCCGACGAGGGCCGCTGCCACCTCACCCGCACCAGCACCGATCCGAAGGTCGCCGAGGAGTGGTTCCACCAGTTCGAGGGGGCCGGGCTCGACGGGGTGGTGGCGAAGCCGTTGAGCGCGCCGTACGCCCCGAACGCCCGGACCATGCTCAAGATCAAGCACGAGCGGACGGCGGACGTGGTGCTGGCCGGCTACCGCGAGCACAAGACGAGCACGCCCGAGAACCCGCTGATCGGCAGCCTCCTGCTGGGCCTGTACGACGGCGGCGAGCTCCAGCACATCGGCGTCAGCGCCAGCTTCACGGCAGCGCGACGGGCCGAGCTGTGGCACGAGCTGCAGGCACTGGTCGTGCCGATCGAGGAGCACCCGTGGGGGCGCTGGCAGGAGTTCCTGGTGGCCAACCCCGGCCGCCAGCCGGGCACGCAGAGCCGGTGGAGCCAGGGCAAGGACCTCTCGTTCACACCGCTGCGCCCCGAGCGCGTGATCGAGGTGAAGTACGACGCCATGGAGGGTCGGCGCTTCCGGCACACCGCGCACTTCAAGCGCTGGCGCGAGGACCGCGACCCGGAGTCGTGCGGCTACGACCAGCTCGAACAGCCGGTGCGCTACGACCTCGCTGACGTCCTCGGGGGCTGA
- a CDS encoding HNH endonuclease signature motif containing protein yields MTKCLGCGVELVRRSQKVFCSNRCQRSAERTAKTYAWLQTGIATVAGEKGHYIRRYLLDAQDGCCEICGIVEEWNDQPLVFVLDHIDGDATNNHRDNLRMVCPNCDSQLPTFKSRNRGKGRHFRRERYANGQSH; encoded by the coding sequence ATGACGAAGTGTCTCGGGTGCGGCGTCGAGCTGGTCCGGCGCAGCCAGAAGGTGTTCTGCAGCAATCGGTGTCAGCGGTCAGCCGAACGCACGGCCAAGACCTATGCCTGGCTACAGACCGGGATCGCGACGGTCGCCGGCGAGAAGGGCCACTACATCCGGCGTTACCTCCTCGACGCCCAGGACGGCTGCTGCGAGATCTGCGGCATCGTCGAGGAGTGGAACGACCAGCCCCTGGTCTTCGTGCTCGATCACATCGACGGCGACGCCACCAACAACCACCGCGACAACCTGCGCATGGTCTGCCCCAACTGCGACTCTCAGCTCCCGACCTTCAAGAGCCGCAACCGGGGCAAGGGTCGGCACTTCCGACGGGAGCGGTACGCCAACGGGCAGTCACACTGA
- the pdxY gene encoding pyridoxal kinase PdxY: MRILSIQSSVAYGHVGNSAAVFPLQRLGHEVWPVFTVHFSNHTGYGAWRGPLLAPSDVAEVITGIEERGVLATCDAVLSGYQGSPAVAEVIVDAVRTVKAANPAATYTCDPVMGNAKSGCFVNPEIPPIIRTSVVPVADILTPNQFELGFITGRDALSGPSSLDDILAAADEVRVLGPATVLITSVERLGAPEDVIEMIAVTGDGAWIVQTPRLPMKANGSGDITAALFTAHLHSTGSAAMALGRTVASVYDVLAATLESGERELRLIAAQEAIAVPDERFEVERLR, encoded by the coding sequence GTGCGGATCCTGTCCATCCAGTCCTCGGTCGCCTACGGCCATGTCGGCAACTCCGCTGCGGTCTTCCCGCTGCAGCGCCTCGGGCACGAGGTGTGGCCCGTGTTCACGGTGCACTTCTCCAACCACACCGGGTACGGCGCCTGGCGCGGCCCGCTCCTAGCGCCCTCCGACGTCGCCGAGGTGATCACGGGGATCGAGGAGCGCGGGGTGCTCGCGACGTGCGACGCCGTGCTCTCCGGCTACCAGGGCTCCCCGGCCGTGGCGGAGGTGATCGTCGATGCCGTGCGCACGGTCAAGGCGGCGAACCCCGCGGCGACGTACACCTGCGACCCGGTGATGGGCAACGCCAAGTCGGGCTGCTTCGTGAACCCCGAGATCCCGCCGATCATCCGGACCTCGGTGGTCCCGGTCGCGGACATCCTCACGCCCAACCAGTTCGAGCTGGGCTTCATCACCGGCCGCGACGCCCTGTCCGGTCCGTCGTCGCTCGACGACATCCTGGCGGCGGCCGACGAGGTCCGCGTCCTCGGTCCCGCCACCGTGCTGATCACCTCCGTCGAGCGCCTCGGTGCCCCCGAAGACGTGATCGAGATGATCGCCGTCACCGGCGACGGCGCCTGGATCGTGCAGACGCCGCGCCTGCCCATGAAGGCGAACGGCTCCGGCGACATCACCGCCGCTCTCTTCACCGCCCACCTGCACAGCACCGGCTCCGCTGCGATGGCGCTCGGCAGGACCGTCGCGTCGGTGTACGACGTGCTCGCGGCGACGCTCGAGTCGGGTGAGCGGGAGCTGCGGCTGATCGCGGCGCAGGAGGCGATCGCCGTACCGGACGAGCGGTTTGAGGTCGAACGGCTGCGGTGA
- a CDS encoding GMC family oxidoreductase N-terminal domain-containing protein, which translates to MAKRAAYGNEADYVVVGSGSSGSIVAGRLAQSGVSVILLEAGKSDDKGMHGYFTKKPGMIGPMHSEPRLERLFDWGYRSVPQPGLDGRRMPAPRGKVGGGSSSVNGMVYVRGNRANYDSWAAEGNAGWDADSVNEAFKRYEDFEDGENAYRGAGGPIKITRNKTPQEASLQFIQATADTLGVKVLDDYNAAEQEGIARMQQNAADGLRYSSTRGYVHNLAPRTLEFQTEVHVAKIVIENGRATGVEVIDQGKGGGTRRFIRAGKEVIVSAGFANSPQLLMLSGIGHADHLASVGIDCVADLPVGDNLHDHLFHPMSFHVPSVEYRGNAWTFFKGMARDLTRGSSFLDNSVFESVGFVRTSAATVAPDLQLHMLPWAYPSPNQDEPIRHIPDGRPSLTVFSTLIYPKSRGTLRLASSDPTAAPLIDYGFFQDAADVEVLAEGTEMIREIMASAAFGGAVKEEIHPGPSIPNGKELRVALKNRSTSVYHGVGTCRMGVDERAVVGPDLKVRGIEGLRVADASIMPSITGGNTNAPCYMIGEKAAEIILGGANW; encoded by the coding sequence ATGGCGAAGCGCGCGGCGTACGGCAACGAGGCTGACTACGTGGTGGTCGGATCGGGCAGCTCCGGGTCGATCGTCGCCGGGCGGCTCGCGCAGTCCGGCGTGAGCGTGATCCTGCTCGAGGCCGGCAAGTCCGACGACAAGGGCATGCACGGCTACTTCACGAAGAAGCCCGGCATGATCGGCCCGATGCACTCCGAGCCGCGGCTCGAGAGGCTCTTCGACTGGGGCTACCGCTCGGTGCCGCAGCCCGGCCTCGACGGCCGCCGGATGCCCGCCCCGCGCGGCAAGGTCGGCGGTGGGTCGAGCTCGGTCAACGGCATGGTCTACGTCCGCGGCAACCGTGCCAACTACGACTCGTGGGCGGCCGAGGGCAACGCGGGCTGGGACGCCGACAGCGTCAACGAGGCGTTCAAGCGCTACGAGGACTTCGAGGACGGCGAGAACGCCTACCGCGGCGCGGGCGGCCCGATCAAGATCACTCGCAACAAGACGCCGCAGGAGGCCAGCCTCCAGTTCATCCAGGCCACCGCCGACACCCTCGGTGTGAAGGTCCTCGACGACTACAACGCCGCCGAGCAGGAGGGCATCGCCCGGATGCAGCAGAACGCTGCCGACGGCCTGCGGTACTCCTCGACCCGCGGCTACGTCCACAACCTCGCGCCGCGCACGCTGGAGTTCCAGACCGAGGTCCACGTCGCGAAGATCGTCATCGAGAACGGCCGCGCGACCGGCGTCGAGGTCATCGACCAGGGGAAGGGCGGCGGCACCCGCCGGTTCATCAGGGCCGGCAAGGAGGTCATCGTCTCCGCCGGCTTCGCCAACAGCCCGCAGCTGCTGATGCTCTCCGGCATCGGCCACGCCGACCACCTCGCCAGCGTCGGCATCGACTGTGTCGCGGACCTCCCGGTCGGCGACAACCTGCACGACCACCTGTTCCACCCGATGTCGTTCCACGTCCCGAGCGTCGAGTACCGCGGCAACGCCTGGACCTTCTTCAAGGGCATGGCGCGCGACCTGACCCGCGGCAGCTCGTTCCTCGACAACTCGGTGTTCGAGTCCGTCGGCTTCGTCCGTACGTCGGCCGCCACCGTCGCCCCGGACCTCCAGCTGCACATGCTGCCGTGGGCCTACCCGAGCCCCAACCAGGACGAGCCGATCCGCCACATCCCCGACGGCCGCCCGTCGCTGACGGTCTTCTCGACGCTGATCTACCCGAAGAGCCGCGGCACGCTGCGCCTCGCGTCCTCCGACCCGACCGCCGCGCCGCTCATCGACTACGGCTTCTTCCAGGACGCCGCCGACGTCGAGGTGCTCGCCGAGGGCACCGAGATGATCCGCGAGATCATGGCCTCGGCCGCCTTCGGCGGCGCGGTCAAGGAGGAGATCCACCCCGGGCCCTCGATCCCCAACGGCAAGGAGCTGCGGGTCGCGCTCAAGAACCGCTCGACCTCGGTCTACCACGGCGTCGGCACCTGCCGGATGGGCGTCGACGAGCGCGCCGTCGTCGGCCCGGACCTCAAGGTCCGCGGCATCGAGGGTCTGCGGGTCGCGGACGCCTCCATCATGCCGAGCATCACCGGCGGCAACACCAACGCCCCGTGCTACATGATCGGCGAGAAGGCCGCCGAGATCATCCTGGGTGGAGCGAACTGGTGA